In Scleropages formosus chromosome 10, fSclFor1.1, whole genome shotgun sequence, a single genomic region encodes these proteins:
- the LOC108932332 gene encoding extracellular calcium-sensing receptor-like gives MPSFSQEGQINLGGEFSLHEKPGYSQNLFTVKPKTKDCQGVNFREFRLAQTMVFAIEEINNRTDILPGVTLGYKIYDTCASVTFSVQSAMALMNGYEEMLTDTSCSRPAAVKAIIGESGSTNTIAIAASVGLFQIPVISHFATCACLSDRKEYPTFFRTIPSDYYQSRALAQLVKHFGWTWVGAVRSDSDYGNNGMATFVEAAKQEGICIEYSVKFHRTEPEKLLKVVELIKRGTAKVVVAFVALLEMNSLLEQLTVQNITGLQLIGTEGWITASSLVRPSSYRILGGSIGFAVTGTKINGLKEFVLKLHPSNHPNNSDVKDFWEAAFQCSVTKETSSNYKTPCTGSESLTELKNQYTDESEIRITNNVYKAVYAVAYSLHSQLECMPQKGCAKNLQTEPWQVLDALKKVNFTLRTGERVFFDGNGDPAAKYEVVNWQLGPNGAVEFKAVGYYDATLPPGQQFVMSPVDMAWAGGQKQKPTSVCSESCPSGTRKAVRRGKPVCCYDCVPCAEGEISNKTDSNDCIPCDLEYWSNEKRDRCVLKTVEFLSFEEVMGIVLVIFSLFGTCLTVLVAVVFLAHKNTPIVRANNSELSFLLLFSLTLCFLCSLTFIGRPSQWSCMLRHTAFGVTFVLCISCVLGKTIVVLMAFRATLPGSNVMKWFGPPQQRLTVLAFTLIQVLICVLWLTFSPPFPNKNMKYYKDKVILECDVGSAVGFWAVLGYIGLLSLMCFVLAFLARKLPDNFNEAKFITFSMLIFCAVWITFIPAYVSSPGKFTVAVEIFAILASSFGLLFCIFVPKCYIVLLKPELNSRKHVMGKMPKKSL, from the exons ATGCCCAGCTTCTCTCAAGAAGGCCAGATCAACCTTGGTGGGGAATTTTCTCTCCATGAGAAACCAGGTTACAGCCAAAACCTTTTTACAGTCAAGCCCAAAACCAAGGATTGCCAGGG AGTTAATTTTAGAGAGTTCCGGTTGGCGCAGACAATGGTATTTGCCATTGAAGAGATAAACAACAGGACAGACATCCTGCCTGGAGTGACTCTGGGTTACAAGATATATGACACCTGTGCCTCAGTAACGTTCTCAGTACAGTCAGCCATGGCTCTGATGAACGGCTATGAGGAAATGCTGACTGACACATCGTGCTCCAGACCTGCAGCGGTAAAGGCTATCATAGGGGAGTCTGGGTCCACAAACACCATTGCAATTGCAGCAAGTGTTGGACTCTTTCAGATCCCGGTG ATCAGTCACTTTGCCACATGTGcatgtctgagtgacagaaaaGAGTATCCCACCTTCTTCAGGACCATTCCCAGTGACTACTACCAGAGCAGAGCACTGGCCCAGCTGGTCAAACACTTTGGATGGACCTGGGTTGGTGCTGTCAGGAGCGACAGCGACTATGGCAACAACGGGATGGCTACCTTTGTGGAAGCCGCCAAGCAGGAGGGCATCTGCATTGAATATTCTGTGAAATTTCATAGAACAGAACCAGAAAAATTACTCAAGGTTGTGGAACTTATCAAAAGAGGAACAGCAAAAGTAGTTGTAGCATTTGTTGCTCTCTTAGAAATGAACAGTTTGTTGGAGCAGCTAACAGTTCAGAACATAACAGGTTTACAACTGATTGGAACTGAAGGCTGGATAACAGCAAGCAGTCTTGTGAGGCCATCAAGTTACAGGATTCTTGGTGGTTCCATTGGCTTTGCTGTCACAGGAACAAAAATAAACGGGTTGAAAGAGTTTGTATTGAAACTTCACCCGTCAAACCATCCAAACAACAGTGATGTCAAAGACTTTTGGGAAGCTGCTTTCCAGTGTTCCGTGACAAAGGAAACGAGTTCCAATTACAAAACACCCTGCACAGGATCTGAAAGTCTGACTGAGCTCAAAAACCAATACACTGATGAATCAGAGATCAGAATAACTAATAATGTCTACAAAGCAGTATATGCAGTTGCATATTCTCTTCACAGCCAACTAGAGTGTATGCCACAAAAAGGCTGTGCAAAGAACCTTCAGACTGAACCTTGGCAG GTGCTTGATGCTCTCAAAAAGGTCAATTTCACACTGAGAACTGGAGAACGTGTTTTCTTTGATGGAAATGGAGACCCAGCCGCTAAATACGAAGTCGTGAACTGGCAGCTTGGTCCTAATGGTGCAGTGGAGTTCAAGGCAGTTGGCTACTATGATGCCACCTTACCGCCCGGTCAACAGTTTGTTATGAGTCCAGTCGATATGGCTTGGGCAGGTGGTCAAAAACAG AAGCCCACGTCAGTGTGCAGTGAGAGCTGTCCCTCAGGCACTCGAAAGGCTGTGCGGAGAGGAAAACCCGTCTGCTGCTACGACTGCGTACCCTGCGCTGAGGGGGAGATCAGCAACAAGACAG atTCTAATGACTGCATCCCTTGTGATCTGGAATACTGGTCAAATGAAAAAAGGGACAGATGTGTGCTAAAAACTGTTGAATTTTTGTCCTTTGAAGAAGTTATGGGAATAGTGCTTGTCATTTTCTCACTCTTTGGAACATGTCTGACTGTTTTAGTGGCCGTGGTGTTTCTCGCCCACAAAAACACTCCCATCGTGAGGGCCaacaactcagagctgagcttcctgctgctcttctcgctcaccctctgtttcctttgctctctcactttcatcggccggccctctcagtggtcctgcatgctgcgtCACACAGCGTTCGGGGTcacctttgtcctctgcatctcttgtgttctgggcaaaacgatagtggtgttgatggccttcagggctacacttccaggcagcaatgtcatgaaatggtttggacctccacagcagagactcactgttcttgcattcactctcattcaggtcctcatttgtgtgctctggttaacattttcccctcctttccccaacaagaacatgaagtactacaaagacaaggtcattctcgagtgtgacgtgggctcagccgtgggcttctgggctgtgttgggctacattggtctcctctctctcatgtgctttgtactggctttcctggccaggaagctgcccgacaacttcaacgaagccaaattcatcacattcagcatgctcATATTCTGTGCGGTGTGGATCACCTTTATCCCGGCCTATGTCAGCTCACCGGGCAAGTTCACTGTAGCTGTTGAGATCTTTGCCATTTTAGCTTCAAGTTTTGGTTTGCTGTTCTGCATTTTTGTCCCCAAGTGTTACATTGTTCTGCTAAAGCCTGAACTAAATTCACGGAAACACGTCATGGGTAAGATGCCCAAGaaatctctttaa
- the LOC114911616 gene encoding extracellular calcium-sensing receptor-like, with amino-acid sequence MIFAIEEINNRTDILPGVTLGYKIYDTCASVTFSVQSAMALMNGYEEMLTDTSCSRPAAVKAIIGESGSTNTIAIAASVGLFQIPVISHFATCACLSDRKEYPTFFRTIPSDYYQSRALAQLVKHFGWTWVGAVRSDSDYGNNGMATFVEAAKQEGICIEYSVKFHRTEPEKLLKVVQIIKRGTAKVVVAFLAFVEMSNLLEQLTVQNITGLQLIGTEAWITGTNLATPSSYRILGGSIGFAVTGAKINGLKEFVLKLHPSNHPNNSDVKDFWEAAFQCSVTKETSSNYKTPCTGSESLTELKNQYTDESEIRITNNVYKAVYAVAYSLHSQLECMPQKGCAKNLQTEPWQVLDALKKVNFTLRTGERVFFDGNGDPAAKYEVVNWQLGPNGAVEFKAVGYYDATLPPGQQFVMSPVDMAWAGGQKQKPTSVCSESCPSGTRKAVRRGKPVCCYDCVPCAEGEISNKTDSNDCIPCDLEYWSNEKRDRCVLKTVEFLSFEEVMGIVLVIFSLFGTCLTVLVAVVFLAHKNTPIVRANNSELSFLLLFSLTLCFLCSLTFIGRPSQWSCMLRHTAFGVTFVLCISCVLGKTIVVLMAFRATLPGSNVMKWFGPPQQRLTVLAFTLIQVLICVLWLTLSPPFPNKNMKYYKDKVILECDVGSAVGFWAVLGYIGLLSLMCFVLAFLARKLPDNFNEAKFITFSMLIFCAVWITFIPAYVSSPGKFTVAVEIFAILASSYGLLFFIFTPKCYIILLKPEFNSKKNLMSKMPNKSL; translated from the exons ATGATATTTGCCATTGAAGAGATAAACAACAGGACAGACATCCTGCCTGGAGTGACTCTGGGTTACAAGATATATGACACCTGTGCCTCAGTAACGTTCTCAGTACAGTCAGCCATGGCTCTGATGAACGGCTATGAGGAAATGCTGACTGACACATCGTGCTCCAGACCTGCAGCGGTAAAGGCTATCATAGGGGAGTCTGGGTCCACAAACACCATTGCAATTGCAGCAAGTGTTGGACTCTTTCAGATCCCGGTG ATCAGTCACTTTGCCACATGTGcatgtctgagtgacagaaaaGAGTATCCCACCTTCTTCAGGACCATCCCCAGTGACTACTACCAGAGCAGAGCACTGGCCCAGCTGGTCAAACACTTTGGATGGACCTGGGTTGGTGCTGTCAGGAGCGACAGCGACTATGGCAACAACGGGATGGCTACCTTTGTGGAAGCCGCCAAGCAGGAGGGCATCTGCATTGAATATTCTGTGAAATTTCATAGAACAGAACCAGAAAAATTACTCAAGGTTGTACAGATCATCAAAAGAGGAACGGCAAAAGTGGTGGTAGCATTCCTGGCTTTTGTTGAAATGAGTAATTTGCTGGAGCAGCTAACAGTTCAGAACATAACAGGTTTACAACTGATTGGAACTGAGGCATGGATAACAGGAACCAATCTTGCAACACCATCAAGTTACAGGATTCTTGGTGGTTCCATTGGCTTTGCTGTCACAGGAGCAAAAATAAACGGGTTGAAAGAGTTTGTATTGAAACTTCACCCGTCAAACCATCCAAACAACAGTGATGTCAAAGACTTTTGGGAAGCTGCTTTCCAGTGTTCCGTGACAAAGGAAACGAGTTCCAATTACAAAACACCCTGCACAGGATCTGAAAGTCTGACTGAGCTCAAAAACCAATACACTGATGAATCAGAGATCAGAATAACTAATAATGTCTACAAAGCAGTATACGCAGTTGCATATTCTCTTCACAGCCAACTAGAGTGTATGCCACAAAAAGGCTGTGCAAAGAACCTTCAGACTGAACCTTGGCAG GTGCTTGATGCTCTCAAAAAGGTCAATTTCACACTGAGAACTGGAGAACGTGTTTTCTTTGATGGAAATGGAGACCCAGCCGCTAAATACGAAGTCGTGAACTGGCAGCTTGGTCCTAATGGTGCAGTGGAGTTCAAGGCAGTTGGCTACTATGATGCCACCTTACCGCCCGGTCAACAGTTTGTTATGAGTCCAGTCGATATGGCTTGGGCAGGTGGTCAAAAACAG AAGCCCACGTCAGTGTGCAGTGAGAGCTGTCCCTCAGGCACTCGAAAGGCTGTGCGGAGAGGAAAACCCGTCTGCTGCTACGACTGCGTACCCTGCGCTGAGGGGGAGATCAGCAACAAGACAG atTCTAATGACTGCATCCCTTGTGATCTGGAATACTGGTCAAATGAAAAAAGGGACAGATGTGTGCTAAAAACTGTTGAATTTTTGTCCTTTGAAGAAGTTATGGGAATAGTGCTTGTCATTTTCTCACTCTTTGGAACATGTCTGACTGTTTTAGTGGCCGTGGTGTTTCTCGCCCACAAAAACACTCCCATCGTGAGGGCCaacaactcagagctgagcttcctgctgctcttctcgctcaccctctgtttcctttgctctctcactttcatcggccggccctctcagtggtcctgcatgctgcgtCACACAGCGTTCGGGGTcacctttgtcctctgcatctcttgtgttctgggcaaaacgatagtggtgttgatggccttcagggctacacttccaggcagcaatgtcatgaaatggtttggacctccacagcagagactcactgttcttgcattcactctcattcaggtcctcatttgtgtgctctggttaacattatcccctcctttccccaacaagaacatgaagtactacaaagacaaggtcattctcgagtgtgacgtgggctcagccgtgggcttctgggctgtgttgggctacattggtctcctctctctcatgtgctttgtactggctttcctggccaggaagctgcccgacaacttcaacgaagccaaattcatcacattcagcatgctcATATTCTGTGCGGTGTGGATCACCTTTATCCCGGCCTATGTCAGCTCACCGGGCAAGTTCACTGTAGCTGTTGAGATCTTTGCCATTTTAGCTTCCAGTTATGGTTTGCTCTTCTTCATATTTACACCAAAATGCTACATCATTCTCTTAAAACCTGAAtttaattcaaagaaaaatttgaTGAGCAAAATGCCAAACAAGTCGCTCTAG